The proteins below come from a single Miscanthus floridulus cultivar M001 chromosome 1, ASM1932011v1, whole genome shotgun sequence genomic window:
- the LOC136487469 gene encoding LOW QUALITY PROTEIN: uncharacterized protein (The sequence of the model RefSeq protein was modified relative to this genomic sequence to represent the inferred CDS: deleted 1 base in 1 codon; substituted 2 bases at 2 genomic stop codons) has translation MQMFFSNPSNAPRWDADTGITLLSGPQCCGKTSLLFQFAVNRAAESGRGVVFICSKERLESNPPFLSQGVDPSLSLLQRIQIKYIEDIDDIRKYAFHLLDDFPAAVIVDDFADFFSERSCQQRYGTTRAXDLAMVLVLALCHNAIGHANAKLGTLGSCNLLLSDVHXGDTPRSLFIYQRWINSIYTIRGDGKGSYILQNIGSSEAGSKKARKAKYSIALQYLVLEETSN, from the exons ATGCAGATGTTCTTCTCCAACCCTTCAAACGCCCCACGGTGGGACGCGGACACCGGCATCACCCTGCTCTCGGGCCCCCAGTGTTG CGGGAAGACCTCACTCCTCTTCCAGTTCGCGGTGAACCGCGCGGCGGAGAGTGGCCGCGGCGTCGTGTTCATCTGCAGCAAGGAGAGGCTGGAGAGCAACCCCCCTTTCCTGTCCCAG GGCGTGGATCCATCGTTGAGCTTACTTCAGAGGATACAAATCAA ATATATTGAAGACATCGATGATATCAGAAAGTACGCATTTCACCTTCTTGACGACTTCCCTGCTGCAGTCATTGTTGATGAT TTTGCAGATTTCTTCTCTGAAAG GAGCTGCCAACAAAGATATGGAACTACTAGGGCTTGAGATCTAGCAATGGTGCTCGTATTAGCTTTGTGCCACAATGCTATTGGGCATGCAAA TGCAAAGCTGGGAACCCTTGGTTCTTGCAATCTATTACTATCTGATGTACATTAAGGTGATACCCCAAGATCGCTGTTCATTTACCAGAGATGGATAAATTCCATATACACAATCCGAG GTGACGGCAAAGGATCCTACATACTTCAGAACATTGGCAGTTCAGAAGCTGGATCAAAGAAAGCAAGAAAAGCTAAATACTCAATAGCACTACAATATCTTGTTCTTGAAGAGACCAGCAATTAG